The Pelodiscus sinensis isolate JC-2024 chromosome 30, ASM4963464v1, whole genome shotgun sequence genome has a window encoding:
- the LOC102456442 gene encoding olfactory receptor 7A42-like: protein MPISHHQHNDEEVTGYSRKVQTTEQMEGGNQTPIMELILLGLGNGPELQPLLFVLFLVIYLVAVAGNLLIIVLVVTDPHLHTPMYYFVVGLSGVEIFYVSTTLSWLLASLATGDRTISLQNCFVQYFLYIILANAESLLLTAMCCDRYLAICHPLRYAALMNIQICCHMIAGSWIISILYCFTFHMFILQFRYCGPKEIDLFFCDFAVLSEPFCGADIQTMHLVAFLVTVILTVVVFLFILTTYICIIANILRISSSTGRQKAFSTCSSHLIMVAGYYVSSIIVYVVTLFNPPVILYKILSVWFAILIPVLNPVLYCLRNKDAHKALRDGLLKLAAFRHRPEV, encoded by the coding sequence GTACAAACCACGGAGCAAATGGAAGGAGGAAATCAAACGCCCATCATGGAACTGATCCTCTTAGGATTAGGGAAcggccctgaactgcagcccctcctcttcgtGCTGTTTCTAGTCATCTACCTTGTGGCTGTGGCCGGGAACCTCCTCATCATCGTGCTAGTGGTGACTGATccgcaccttcacacccccatgtactacttcgTGGTCGGcttgtctggtgtggagatctttTATGtctccaccaccctgtcctggctgctggccagtctcgcAACTGGGGACAGAACCATATCTCTACAGAACTGCTTTGTGCAATATTTCTTGTACATTATCCTTGCCAATGCAGAAAGTCTGCTGCTCACAGCCATGTGTTGCGATCGGTATCTAGCGATCTGCCACCCCCTCCGCTACGCTGCTCTGATGAACATCCAGATCTGTTGCCACATGATAGCAGGGTCCTGGATAATCAGCATTTTATACTGTTTCACGTTCCATATGTTCATTTTGCAATTCAGATACTGTGGTCCTAAAGAAATTGACCTTTTCTTTTGTGATTTCGCAGTCCTTTCAGAGCCGTTCTGTGGGGCTGACATCCAGACTATGCACCTGGTGGCATTTCTTGTGACTGTCATCTTGActgttgtggtttttttgtttatcCTGACAACCTACATTTGCATCATCGCCAACATCCTGAGAATCTCTTCCAgcaccgggaggcaaaaggccttttccacctgctcctcccacctcattatGGTTGCAGGTTACTATGTGAGCTCAATAATAGTCTATGTCGTTACGCTCTTCAACCCTCCCGTGATCCTCTACAAAATATTGTCTGTGTGGTTTGCAATCCTGATCCCCGTGCTCAACCCTGTCCtgtactgcctgagaaacaaggacgCCCATAAGGCCCTGAGAGATGGTCTTCTGAAACTGGCTGCTTTCAGACACAGGCCTGAAGTGTGA
- the LOC102455940 gene encoding olfactory receptor 11G2-like produces MNLANGSTLVTQFLLLGFPSLGRQSRELLCALLSLAYAATVVGNFCIVWAVLRDPRLQRLPMYILLGNFSWLEICYVTVTAPRMLYDLLHPGLRISFHACFLQFYFFFATGGTECLLLAAMALDRYLAICHPLRYPVLMSPRRCWTMVASCWLYSFLWYIAPIVLISQLSFCSTYTLDHFLCDPGPLLAVSCSPDHWAGQICSSMTSFTLFTTFLFILASYGLILTAVLRLPAGAGRHKAFSTCTSHLVIVSLFYGSVIVNYAIPMASGGSGKVVTLFYTVATPLLNPLIYSLRNKEMKKALRRTLLGER; encoded by the coding sequence ATGAATCTGGCCAACGGCAGCACCTTGGTGACCCAGTTCCTATTGCTCGGTTTCCCCTCCCTGGGCCGGCAGAGCCGCGAGCTCCTCTGTGCCCTGCTCTCCTTGGCCTATGCCGCCACGGTGGTGGGGAACTTCTGCATCGTGTGGGCCGTGCTGCGGGACCCCCGCCTCCAGCGTCTGCCCATGTACATCCTGCTGGGGAATTTCTCCTGGCTGGAGATCTGCTACGTCACTGTCACCGCGCCCCGGATGCTCTACGATCTGCTGCACCCCGGCCTCCGCATCTCCTTCCAtgcctgcttcctgcagttctACTTCTTCTTTGCCACGGGGGGCACCGAATGTCTCCTCCTTGCGGCCATGGCCCTGGACCGGTAcctggccatctgccaccccctgcGCTACCCCGTCCTCATGTCCCCCCGCCGATGCTGGACCATGGTCGCCTCGTGCTGGCTCTACAGCTTCCTGTGGTACATAGCCCCCATCGTCCTCATCTCCCAGCTCTCCTTCTGCAGCACCTACACCCTGGACCATTTTCTTTGTGACCCGGGCCCGTTACTGGCGGTCTCCTGCTCCCCAGATCACTGGGCTGGTCAGATCTGCTCTAGCATGACCTCCTTCACGCTATTCACCACCTTCCTCTTCATCCTGGCCTCCTACGGGCTCATCCTCACAGCTGTTCTAAGGCTGCCTGCAGGGGCTGGGCGACAcaaggccttctccacctgcacctCCCATCTGGTCATCGTGAGCCTCTTCTATGGCTCTGTCATAGTGAACTATGCCATCCCTATGGCTTCTGGCGGCAGCGGGAAGGTGGTGACGCTGTTCTACACGGTGGCAACCCCGCTGCTCAACCCGctgatctacagcctgaggaacaaggagatgAAGAAGGCTCTGAGGAGGACTCTGCTGGGGGAGCGGTAG
- the LOC142821306 gene encoding LOW QUALITY PROTEIN: olfactory receptor 10A4-like (The sequence of the model RefSeq protein was modified relative to this genomic sequence to represent the inferred CDS: inserted 1 base in 1 codon) encodes MVSISSNKCTVIVEGVSDFSLLSSSVRQPYALYSGSDPGENQTIADGFILVGFSFLNELQILLFLVLLVIYLIAFMGNLLIILLIKLNPSLHTPMYFFLVNLSFLEMCFTTSVFPQLLAHLLVEEKTISPLGCAAQMDVITIMGLTECCLLAAMAYNRYXAICHPLHYTTIMSGRVCAQLAGASWLIGISMALSQTMWLFSLPFCGSHCIHHFFCDIPSMVKMACTDTSKNEIMLLIVSVMFIMGPFLLILLSYICIISTILRLPLAEGRRKTFSTCSSHLTVVAFFYGTGLFTYLVPKSSSFPERDLIISLVYTILISVSNPVIYSLRNKEVKGALRKTVEKSIFAHRRIHWRMESRVH; translated from the exons ATGGTATCAATCTCCTCCAATAAG TGCACTGTGATTGTTGAGGGTGTTTCTGACTTCTCCCTCCTCTCGTCCTCTGTTCGCCAACCAT ATGCACTCTATTCTGGGAGCGACCCTGGCGAGAACCAGACCATCGCCGATGGGTTCATCTTGGTGGGGTTTTCCTTCCTCAATGAGCTGCAAATCCTTCTGTTTCTTGTGCTGCTGGTCATCTACCTCATTGCCTTCATGGGGAACCTGCTAATTATTCTCCTGATAAAGCtgaacccctccctccacacccccatgtatttcttcctggtcAACCTGTCCTTCCTGGAAATGTGTTTCACCACCAGCGTGTTCCCTCAGCTGCTGGCTCACCTCCTAGTGGAGGAAAAAACTATCTCCcctctgggctgtgcagcccagatggatgtcaTTACCATCATGGGCCTTACAGAatgctgcctccttgcagccatGGCCTACAACCGCT GTGCCATCTGCCACCCTTTGCACTACACGACCATCATGAGCGGCCGGGTGTGTGCACAGCTCGCGGGGGCTTCCTGGCTTATCGGGATCTCAATGGCATTGTCTCAGACCAtgtggctcttcagcctgccctTCTGCGGCTCCCACTGCATCCACCACTTCTTCTGTGACATCCCATCCATGGTGAAGATGGCCTGCACTGACACATCGAAAAACGAGATCATGCTATTGATCGTGTCGGTGATGTTCATCATGGGCCCTTTTTTGCTGATACTCCTGTCCTACATCTGCATTATCTCCACCATCCTCAGGCTGCCATTGGCAGAGGGGAGGCGTAAAACTTTCTCCacttgctcctcccacctcacggTGGTGGCCTTCTTCTATGGAACAGGCCTTTTCACCTACCTGGTGCCCAAATCTAGCTCCTTCCCAGAGAGGGATCTAATAATTTCCCTCGTTTACACCATTTTGATCTCAGTTTCGAACCCTGTTATATACAgtctgagaaacaaggaggtgaAGGGAGCTTTGAGAAAAACAGTAGAGAAGAGCATCTTCGCTCACCGCCGGATACATTGGAGAATGGAAAGTAGAGTTCATTAA
- the LOC106731286 gene encoding olfactory receptor 11G2-like → MNSANGSTPVTQFLLLSFHSLGQQTRELLFALLSLAYAATVVGNFCIVWAVLRDPRLQRLPMYILLGNFSWLEICYVTITAPRMLYDLLSPGLPISFHACFLQFYFFFVTGGTENLLLAAMALDRYLAICQPLRYPVLMSPQLCWTMVALCWLASFLWYIAPIVIISQLSFCSTYTLDHFLCDPGPLLAASCSPVHWADQICSIMGSLMLFTTIFFILASYGLVVRAVLRLPAGAGRHKAFSTCTSHLVIVSLFYGSLTVNYVIPTASGGSGKVVTLCYTMATPLLNPLIYSLRNKEMKGALRRTLLGKR, encoded by the coding sequence ATGAATTCGGCCAATGGCAGCACTCCGGTGACCCAGTTCCTGCTGCTGAGTTTCCACTCCCTGGGCCAGCAGACCCGCGAGCTCCTCTTTGCCCTGCTCTCGTTGGCCTACGCTGCCACGGTGGTGGGGAACTTCTGCATCGTGTGGGCCGTGCTGCGGGACCCCCGCCTCCAGCGCCTGCCCATGTACATCCTGCTGGGGAACTTCTCCTGGCTGGAGATCTGCTACGTCACCATCACCGCGCCCCGGATGCTCTATGACTTGCTGTCCCCCGGCCTCCCCATCTCCTTCCAtgcctgcttcctgcagttctACTTCTTCTTTGTCACGGGGGGCACCGAAAATCTCCTCCTTGCAGCTATGGCTCTGGACCGGTACCTGGCCATCTGCCAACCCCTGCGCTACCCCGTCCTCatgtccccccagctctgctggaccATGGTTGCCTTGTGCTGGCTTGCCAGCTTCCTGTGGTACATAGCGCCCATCGTCATCATCTCCCAGCTCTCCTTCTGCAGCACCTACACCCTGGACCATTTTCTCTGTGACCCAGGCCCATTACTGGCCGCTTCCTGCTCCCCAGTGCACTGGGCTGATCAGATCTGCTCCATCATGGGTTCCCTCATGCTCTTCACCACCATCTTCTTCATCCTGGCCTCCTACGGGCTTGTCGTCAGGGCCGTGCTGAGGCTGCCCGCAGGGGCCGGGCGGCAcaaggccttctccacctgcacctcccacctagTCATCGTGAGCTTGTTCTATGGCTCCCTCACAGTGAACTACGTCATCCCGACAGCCTCTGGGGGCAGTGGGAAGGTGGTGACGCTGTGCTACACGATGGCAACCCCGCTGCTCAACCCGttgatctacagcctgaggaacaaggagatgAAGGGGGCTCTGAGGAGGACCCTGCTGGGGAAGCGGTAG